Proteins co-encoded in one Klebsiella michiganensis genomic window:
- a CDS encoding malate:quinone oxidoreductase has product MRCNRIIMPAMKKTIISLTTLALFVSSASYANADSTQKTDFLLIGGGIMSASLGTWLQELQPDWKQVMVEKLDGVALESSNGWNNAGTGHSANMELNYTPERPDGSIDVSKALEINEQFMISRQFWSAQIQRGILNDPHSFINSTPHMSFVWGDKNVEYLTKRYAALQKTTLFQGMKFSTNHEQIKQWAPLVMEGRDANQKVAATWTPVGTDVNYGEITRQLIGSLKKSPNFSLQTSSEVTDFKRNGDNSWHVTIKDVTSGKEHAIDAKYVFIGAGGGALKLLQETGIPESKNYAGFPVGGSFLMTENPAVTSQHLEKVYGQASVGAPPMSVPHIDARFIDGKRVVLFGPFATFSTKFLKNGSFFDLLSTTTTSNFMPMTDVGLDNFDLVKYLIGQVMLSDEDRFEALKEYYPQARKEDWKLIQAGQRVQIIKKDENKGGVLKLGTEVVVDQQKTISALLGASPGASTAAPITLNVLKQMFPQQFNSPEWQSKIRAVVPSYGQEMNGNAALTQKVWDDTAATLQLTKPPVIQMNDQSATPVAKPAEAKAEAATQHDMAL; this is encoded by the coding sequence CTGCGATGCAATAGAATTATTATGCCTGCAATGAAAAAGACAATTATTTCTCTGACAACACTGGCGTTATTTGTAAGCTCTGCTAGCTATGCTAACGCTGATTCCACGCAAAAAACTGACTTCCTGCTGATTGGCGGCGGTATTATGAGCGCCTCTCTCGGGACGTGGCTCCAGGAACTGCAGCCGGACTGGAAACAGGTCATGGTTGAGAAGCTTGACGGCGTGGCGCTTGAGTCCTCTAACGGCTGGAATAACGCCGGTACCGGGCACTCTGCAAATATGGAACTGAACTATACTCCGGAGCGCCCGGATGGTTCTATTGATGTCAGCAAAGCGCTGGAAATTAACGAACAGTTTATGATTTCTCGTCAGTTCTGGTCCGCGCAAATTCAGCGTGGTATTTTGAACGACCCGCATTCGTTTATTAATTCCACACCTCACATGAGTTTTGTCTGGGGCGATAAAAACGTTGAGTATCTGACCAAGCGCTATGCCGCGCTGCAGAAAACAACGCTTTTCCAGGGCATGAAATTCTCCACTAACCACGAGCAAATTAAGCAGTGGGCTCCGCTGGTGATGGAAGGGCGCGATGCTAATCAAAAAGTGGCGGCAACCTGGACGCCAGTGGGTACCGACGTTAACTACGGGGAAATTACCCGCCAGCTGATCGGCAGCCTGAAAAAAAGCCCGAATTTCTCCCTGCAAACCTCTTCTGAAGTCACCGACTTCAAACGCAACGGCGATAATTCCTGGCACGTCACCATCAAAGACGTGACCAGCGGGAAAGAGCACGCCATCGATGCGAAATATGTCTTTATCGGGGCAGGCGGCGGCGCGCTGAAGCTGCTGCAGGAAACCGGTATTCCGGAATCGAAAAACTACGCCGGTTTCCCGGTGGGTGGCTCGTTCCTGATGACCGAAAACCCGGCGGTAACCAGCCAGCATCTTGAAAAAGTGTACGGTCAGGCCTCCGTGGGTGCACCACCGATGTCCGTGCCGCACATTGATGCCCGCTTTATCGACGGTAAGCGCGTGGTGCTGTTCGGGCCGTTCGCGACCTTCTCCACTAAATTCCTGAAAAACGGCTCTTTCTTTGATCTGCTGAGCACCACCACCACCAGCAACTTTATGCCGATGACCGATGTAGGTCTGGATAACTTTGATCTGGTGAAATACCTGATTGGTCAGGTGATGCTGAGCGATGAAGATCGCTTTGAAGCGCTGAAAGAGTACTACCCGCAGGCGCGTAAAGAAGACTGGAAACTGATTCAGGCCGGCCAGCGCGTGCAGATCATCAAAAAAGATGAGAACAAAGGCGGCGTACTGAAGCTCGGTACCGAAGTGGTTGTTGACCAGCAGAAAACCATTTCTGCTCTGCTGGGCGCATCCCCGGGTGCCTCTACCGCGGCACCAATCACGCTGAACGTGCTGAAGCAGATGTTCCCGCAGCAGTTCAACTCTCCGGAGTGGCAGAGCAAGATCCGCGCCGTTGTGCCAAGCTACGGCCAGGAGATGAACGGCAACGCGGCGCTGACGCAGAAGGTCTGGGATGACACCGCAGCCACGCTGCAGCTGACCAAACCCCCGGTCATTCAAATGAACGACCAGAGCGCAACGCCGGTGGCAAAACCCGCCGAAGCGAAAGCGGAAGCGGCTACCCAGCACGATATGGCGCTGTAA
- a CDS encoding MFS transporter — translation MNNSPVSPGRAGLVLLLTGQMLPLIDTSITNVALDSITQSLGTTPTQLELIVALYGVAFAVSLAVGSKLGDNHGRRRTLLWGVALFGIASFLCGISGSVSELLAARTLQGVGAALIVPQILATLHVTLKGTAHARAISLYGGIGGIAFIIGQMGGGWLVSADIAGLGWRNAFFINVPICLLVLVLSRFYIPETRSESHSRIDWQGTVTLALVLCCLLFPMALGPELHWPWPMQLMLVATLPLGYLMRVGALNQQRRGLQPLLPPRLLKLGSIRFGLLIALLFFTCWSGFMFCMALTLQSGMGMAPWQSGNSFIAMGISYFVSAWFAPRLIVRHSLSTILLSGIAIQVVGLLGLIFTLYHFGTHAGPLAIAPATLVTGYGQALIVNSFYRIGMRDIDLNDAGAASAILSTLQQSALGLGPAVLGALFLHLQRQSGDYSVAMIGFLAAEIVMMLVLAVAALTLRQLLSGVKVSLR, via the coding sequence ATGAATAATTCGCCTGTTTCACCCGGCCGTGCAGGCCTGGTGCTGCTGTTGACGGGCCAGATGCTGCCGCTAATCGACACGTCTATTACCAATGTGGCGCTGGACTCGATCACCCAGTCCCTCGGCACCACACCAACCCAGCTTGAACTTATTGTGGCGCTTTACGGCGTCGCCTTTGCCGTTAGCCTGGCGGTGGGCAGCAAACTGGGGGATAACCATGGCCGCCGCAGGACGCTGCTTTGGGGCGTGGCGCTCTTCGGGATAGCCTCTTTCCTGTGTGGCATTTCCGGCTCGGTCAGCGAACTGCTGGCGGCCCGTACCCTGCAAGGCGTTGGGGCCGCGCTTATCGTGCCGCAGATCCTTGCCACGCTGCACGTCACGCTCAAGGGCACCGCTCACGCCCGCGCCATCAGCCTGTATGGTGGTATTGGCGGAATTGCCTTTATTATCGGCCAGATGGGCGGCGGCTGGCTGGTGTCGGCGGATATCGCCGGGCTGGGCTGGCGGAACGCATTCTTTATCAACGTGCCTATCTGCCTGCTGGTCCTGGTGCTGAGTCGGTTTTATATTCCTGAAACGCGGAGCGAAAGCCATTCACGCATTGACTGGCAGGGCACCGTCACGCTTGCGCTGGTGCTGTGCTGCCTATTGTTCCCGATGGCGCTCGGGCCAGAGCTGCACTGGCCGTGGCCGATGCAACTGATGCTGGTGGCCACGCTGCCGCTGGGTTACCTGATGCGTGTCGGGGCGCTTAACCAACAGCGGCGTGGACTACAACCGCTGCTGCCGCCAAGGCTGCTGAAACTGGGCAGTATCCGGTTTGGCCTGCTGATCGCGCTGCTGTTCTTTACCTGCTGGTCGGGCTTTATGTTCTGCATGGCGCTGACGCTGCAGTCGGGCATGGGAATGGCGCCGTGGCAGTCCGGGAACAGCTTTATCGCCATGGGTATTTCGTATTTTGTCTCAGCGTGGTTTGCCCCGAGGCTTATTGTGCGCCACTCGCTGAGTACTATTCTGCTGAGCGGGATTGCCATCCAGGTTGTGGGTCTGCTGGGGCTGATATTTACGCTCTACCACTTTGGCACTCACGCAGGCCCGCTGGCAATCGCCCCTGCGACGCTGGTGACCGGTTACGGCCAGGCGCTGATTGTGAACAGTTTTTACCGCATCGGGATGCGCGATATCGACCTGAACGATGCCGGGGCGGCAAGCGCCATATTAAGCACCTTGCAGCAGTCCGCGCTGGGGCTTGGCCCGGCGGTGCTTGGGGCATTGTTCCTGCATCTGCAGCGCCAAAGCGGGGATTATTCCGTGGCGATGATCGGGTTCCTGGCCGCTGAGATCGTGATGATGCTGGTGCTTGCGGTCGCCGCGTTGACCCTGCGTCAGCTTTTGTCCGGGGTGAAAGTCTCTTTAAGATAA
- a CDS encoding DNA-binding protein yields the protein MLITQPELRHGPLDDSRKMLALFLRTRRESLDPQRLGLPRSGRRRTPGLRREEVALLADIGVTWYTWLEQGREVNPSATAMTAIASALQCSPAETRHLFILAGLPPSEAPAAAQCEGLSPAARRMLDALMPNPASIQKPNFDILGYNSHFCQLMGVDLDDEPPEHRNCIYQYLTNATWRSRVDCNEDVLPKFVGWFRAGITEHRGDPRWETLLESFFAASPAFKTLWEQRYEIRNIENHIKQYTHPQIGTFGMQQVNWYSAPRDGSRLLVYLPIDETGERALRLFSQSSGA from the coding sequence ATGCTCATCACTCAGCCTGAGCTGCGTCATGGCCCGCTGGACGACAGTCGTAAAATGCTGGCGCTGTTTTTACGCACCCGCCGTGAAAGCCTGGATCCGCAGCGGCTGGGTTTACCGCGCAGCGGGCGGCGGCGCACCCCCGGCCTCCGCCGGGAAGAAGTAGCGCTGCTGGCTGATATCGGCGTGACCTGGTACACCTGGCTTGAGCAGGGGCGGGAAGTGAACCCTTCCGCTACCGCCATGACGGCTATCGCCAGCGCGCTACAGTGCTCCCCGGCGGAAACCCGTCATTTGTTTATACTGGCCGGCCTGCCCCCTTCCGAAGCGCCTGCGGCGGCACAGTGCGAGGGGCTCAGTCCCGCCGCTCGCCGAATGCTGGACGCCCTGATGCCCAACCCCGCCAGCATTCAGAAGCCGAACTTCGACATCCTCGGCTACAATTCACATTTTTGCCAGCTGATGGGGGTCGATCTCGACGATGAACCGCCGGAGCATCGCAACTGCATCTATCAGTATCTGACCAATGCCACCTGGCGCAGCCGGGTTGACTGTAACGAAGATGTGCTGCCCAAGTTTGTGGGCTGGTTCCGCGCCGGGATCACCGAACATCGCGGCGATCCGCGCTGGGAAACTCTGCTGGAATCGTTTTTCGCCGCCTCCCCCGCGTTTAAAACGCTTTGGGAACAGCGCTACGAAATCCGCAACATCGAAAACCACATAAAGCAGTACACGCACCCGCAGATAGGCACCTTCGGTATGCAGCAGGTCAACTGGTACTCCGCGCCGAGGGACGGTTCAAGGCTGCTGGTTTACCTGCCGATTGATGAGACGGGTGAGCGCGCTTTGCGGCTATTTTCGCAATCGAGCGGAGCCTGA
- a CDS encoding nuclease PIN: MLDNDFIPRVPNALPLGYRFDEFEIQEAIDASVTSILYRAWDHQLERLVAIREYMPKAYVMRNDVMELVLHSERDHLVYTTGLNSFMQEARQLAHFNHPNLPQVLRIWSDNNTAYVVTLFYSGITLDELQKQQPSLIDEAWLRRMLPMLCGALATLHAAEHLHRNLSLKSIQIQDNGLPILLNTGAPRRGQGSLDEGNTLLHPGFAPLEQYTGDLASQLGPWTDIYAVGAVLYTLITGNAPPASVARSIQDSCIRLAESQPEGYSLNLLQAVDKALSLKPEDRPQSIEDFAALLNLQPGDVRELVSSKKTGTALVPVEDPDNTSPLPLWKRYQPALQIGAGAVAGLIVGAVLFGRGSPSVSSPEPAPAPHAANQSPTQASQAPTAVKSTLARVYVRMNDGEQLAVNGKTQKLVPAANGFASLQLPAGKYLLTLSGGETSRKQTIVVANSGTWLVNPQG, translated from the coding sequence ATGCTAGATAACGATTTTATCCCAAGAGTCCCCAACGCTCTGCCGCTTGGCTACCGCTTTGACGAATTTGAAATTCAGGAAGCCATCGACGCCAGCGTGACCAGTATTCTTTACCGGGCGTGGGATCACCAGCTCGAACGCCTGGTGGCTATCCGTGAATACATGCCTAAAGCTTACGTCATGCGCAATGATGTGATGGAGCTGGTGCTGCACAGCGAACGCGATCATCTGGTTTACACCACCGGCCTGAACAGTTTCATGCAAGAGGCGCGTCAACTGGCGCACTTTAACCACCCTAATCTGCCCCAGGTGCTGCGCATCTGGAGCGACAACAATACAGCTTATGTGGTGACGCTGTTTTATAGCGGGATTACGCTCGATGAACTACAAAAGCAGCAGCCGTCGCTGATTGATGAGGCGTGGCTTCGCCGGATGTTGCCGATGCTTTGCGGCGCGCTGGCAACGCTGCATGCAGCCGAGCATCTGCACCGCAACCTGTCGCTGAAAAGCATTCAAATTCAGGATAACGGCCTGCCTATCCTGCTCAATACCGGCGCGCCACGCCGGGGCCAGGGTTCACTGGACGAAGGTAATACCCTGCTTCATCCCGGTTTTGCCCCGCTGGAGCAATACACCGGAGACCTGGCAAGCCAGCTAGGGCCGTGGACCGATATCTACGCCGTCGGTGCCGTGCTGTATACGCTCATTACCGGCAATGCACCCCCTGCCAGCGTCGCGCGCAGTATTCAGGACAGCTGCATCCGGCTCGCGGAAAGTCAGCCTGAAGGTTACTCCCTCAATTTACTGCAGGCAGTGGACAAGGCCCTGTCGCTGAAGCCGGAAGATCGCCCCCAATCCATTGAAGATTTTGCGGCCTTGCTGAACCTCCAGCCTGGGGACGTGCGTGAACTGGTGAGCAGTAAAAAAACCGGTACCGCGCTGGTACCGGTAGAAGATCCTGATAACACGTCGCCGCTGCCGCTCTGGAAACGCTATCAACCTGCCCTGCAAATTGGCGCGGGCGCCGTCGCGGGCCTGATTGTCGGCGCAGTCCTTTTTGGCCGGGGAAGCCCCTCCGTGAGCTCGCCAGAACCGGCCCCCGCGCCGCATGCTGCGAATCAAAGCCCGACGCAGGCCAGCCAGGCCCCCACCGCCGTTAAAAGCACGCTTGCCCGCGTCTATGTTCGAATGAACGACGGCGAACAGCTGGCTGTAAACGGGAAAACACAAAAACTGGTGCCGGCCGCCAACGGTTTTGCGTCACTTCAGCTTCCGGCAGGGAAGTATCTGTTAACGCTGAGCGGCGGAGAAACCTCCCGCAAGCAAACCATTGTAGTGGCGAACTCCGGCACCTGGCTGGTGAACCCGCAGGGGTGA
- a CDS encoding merozoite surface protein 3b, whose protein sequence is MTSAVASYTTRAIQKLQKLGIMPAPEAETPVLVLLDAIVDLDTDRVTAIGRTLQQQSAFNAVVRDNISSMDVANRQTKIVAAFDSIRQDATQMVDWLDDGKLDLMERIKSGWMTLRRGSIPDRFNAIKKTWLEVAKASDEQISREKVILDAYQDFRFGLKEAHVDAMALMTLAEQRVDQCRQTLQSAQTAADGNDTSDGAERSRRELVRDEALRAMQKEDERYQIVKDLTDNLLIAYNAAEAVFARLQQTNAIKERVYRQGVTFFATNEIVFTALSASMTSLQGLDESTKTLEAMKAGINDGLNTIASNGTKQLEAGLRAGYGSTIKAESVRSLVNAIVSFQESSYKMIEELRGEATKNAEELAAVVEDGKRRFTSIVNKAELTR, encoded by the coding sequence ATGACATCTGCCGTTGCCAGCTATACCACCCGAGCCATACAAAAGTTACAGAAGCTGGGCATCATGCCGGCCCCGGAAGCCGAAACGCCGGTGCTGGTTCTGCTGGATGCGATTGTGGACCTGGATACCGATCGCGTGACTGCCATAGGCAGAACGTTGCAGCAGCAAAGCGCGTTCAACGCCGTCGTTCGCGACAATATTTCCAGCATGGATGTTGCCAATCGTCAGACAAAAATCGTCGCTGCTTTCGACTCTATCCGCCAGGACGCCACGCAAATGGTGGACTGGCTGGATGACGGCAAACTGGATCTGATGGAGCGCATCAAGTCCGGCTGGATGACCCTCCGCCGCGGTTCTATTCCCGATCGCTTTAACGCCATCAAGAAGACCTGGCTGGAAGTCGCCAAAGCCTCCGATGAGCAAATCTCCCGCGAAAAAGTCATTCTCGACGCCTATCAGGATTTCCGTTTTGGCCTGAAAGAGGCCCATGTGGATGCCATGGCGCTCATGACCCTGGCAGAACAGCGCGTAGACCAGTGCCGCCAGACACTGCAAAGCGCTCAAACCGCCGCTGACGGCAACGACACCTCTGACGGCGCAGAGCGCTCACGCCGCGAGCTAGTTCGGGATGAGGCCCTGCGCGCAATGCAAAAAGAAGACGAACGCTATCAAATCGTCAAAGACCTAACCGACAACCTGCTTATCGCCTACAACGCGGCGGAAGCGGTGTTTGCCCGACTGCAGCAAACTAACGCGATTAAAGAGCGTGTTTACCGCCAGGGCGTGACCTTCTTTGCAACGAACGAAATCGTCTTTACCGCACTTTCAGCCTCAATGACCTCACTGCAGGGCCTCGACGAAAGTACTAAAACGCTGGAAGCAATGAAGGCCGGCATCAACGACGGGCTGAACACCATTGCTTCCAACGGTACAAAACAGCTGGAAGCCGGGCTACGAGCGGGCTACGGCTCCACCATCAAAGCCGAATCTGTGCGTTCCCTGGTGAATGCTATCGTCAGTTTCCAGGAGTCCAGCTACAAAATGATCGAAGAGCTGCGCGGAGAAGCCACGAAAAATGCTGAAGAGCTGGCGGCGGTTGTCGAAGACGGTAAGCGACGTTTTACCAGCATTGTCAATAAAGCAGAGCTGACGCGCTGA